TCTTCCAGGGCGCGGACAAAGGTGAGGTGGACGACCCGAAGTCTCCCGGAGTGGTTCACTTCGAGCGGAGCCTGCCGCTGGCCAAGGCGATGCGGCCCGAGGTGCTCCTGGCGTACAGGATGAACGGCAAAGACCTCACGCCGGACCACGGGTTCCCGGTGCGGGCCATCGTCGGCGGGTGGTACGGGATGGCCTCGGTGAAGTGGCTGACGCACGTAACTGTAACAGCGACACCGTTCGAGGGGTTCTGGCAGTCGCTGGAGTACGCCTACTGGAAGCGGGACCGGGAACGGCCCACGCTGACCGCCGTCACCGAGGTGCAGGTCAAAGCTCAGATCGCCCGCCCGGCTCTGGCCGAAGCTGTGCAAGCCGGAAAGTCGTACCGGGTGTTCGGAGCAGCGTGGAGCGGTGAGTCGGACGTGGCCGGGGTGGAGGTCAGCACCGACGCTGGGAAGACGTGGTCGGAGGCCCCGCTTTTGGGTGACTCGGTGCCGTTTGCGTGGCGGCTGTGGGAGTTCCCGTGGGACGTGCCCAAAACCACCGGGCGGTACAAAGTGATGGCACGGGCGACCGACACGAAAGGTCACACGCAGCCAGAGAAACACGATTCGGACCGGCGGACCTACATGATCAACTTTGCCTTCACGGTCGAGGTCGAGGTGATGTGATCCCGCTTGGCGGTATCGGAGAAGTAAGCGTTCACGGAGTAGCCGCGCCTAAGCGAACAAGATGACGGTGGGCGCACCCAACTCTTCCTGCTCACTTCGCGGCGCCACCGGAGCTCACTTGCCCGGCGTGAACGACTTGAGCACCTTGGTTTCCTCGGCATTCCCAATCCGCGTGACCATCTTCACCCAGCCCACGTTGGGGGCGAACCACCGTGTCGTTTTCTGGGTCCCGGCCCCCCCACGGGAGTCTCGGACTCGAAGCGGACGGTGTGAAACTTCCCGGTCGGAACCTCGACCTCCTCGACAGCCCCAACGATACAAACCACTTTCCGTCCGCCCTCGGTTACTTCCCAATCCCATCGGTCGCCGGCTTTGGCCGGGAGCTTCAGCATCGGGTACGGGAACTTGGTCTCTTCCAACCCGATGGTCCCAAAGAACACACCCTTTTCGGACACAAGAATCTTGCGGTACGGCCTCGTCTTCTCACCGACCAGTACGCCGATGGTGACGACGGTCTTTCCGTCTTTTTCATCGACGGCGGTAACCTGTTCAGTTCGGTCGCTCCCTCCCCACTCATAAACCCACTTCGCGCCGACGCTCGTGGGGTAGTAGAGCGCTGGCTTTTGGGCCGGTGGAACAGGAGCCGCCGGGGCCAAGGCGACGAGCGTTACGAACACGAAGAGCGTGATGAACAGGCGAGTCATCGGGGGACTCCAACAAGATTGGAACGTCCCCAATCTTAACTGAGCCAGGAGATGTGGTCGATTGCCCTCCCGGTACGCGATTGTTCAGTTGGTAGATTTGTTCGACCGGTCATCCCGTTGGACCTTCGGGCCGAATTCCTGCGTATGCGCGGCGGGGAGAAGGTGCCGAAGGTGCGTCGGGAGAGGGTACTGCAAGCGGCCCGCGAGATTCTTGAGGACCCGCGCCAATACGAGAGCCAGAGGCCGAGCATGACGTTCGAGGACCTTGAACCCGACGATGTGTTCGACGACCCGGAAGACGGCGACGAATAACTCCGTGTCAGGTGCGAATCACTCGATAACCGGCGCCAAGGCGACCGGCTTTCTGGTGACGCCCTGTATGCGGTCCAAGACTTGCAACTTTGCCGCCCATACTCCTGCAACGCCGCCCCACGTTGCACCTACTCTGCATTCCGTCGAGTGTCTACATGATTCTGTCACCAGCTGCCGTCGAAGCCGTTTTTGTTACGGGCGAAGAGACCACGCCTGTGACCCGCCTCGCCGGTGCCCAAGGGACGGTCCCAGCCGGAGCCGCGCCCACGTACCCGAGCGACTCGCGTCGCGCCGCACGAGCCGAACATGCGCGCGGAACCCGCGGCCAAGGCAAGTACGCAGACGAACGAGGTCTTCAGGAAGATTGACGAGACACTGCCGGTCGCGCTACGTTAGTTCTACCGTCACAGATGCGCGCAGGAGTTCCGTTAAGCCCCCGAACGAGGCCCGAACCGAAATCGTTGGTTTGGTCTCTCTAACCGCGGACGCTTCATACCGCTAGTCGGCGTTTTAATCTTACGAACGGAAGAAGTCATGAGCCTGCACGACGACCTCAAAGCCCGCGTGACCGCCGCGGTTCGGGGCGGGGACACGTTAACCCGTGACGCGCTCAGGACCGTGCTCGGGGAGGCGCAGGCCGAAGCCGTTCGGCGCAAGAGCGAGGCCACCGACGAGGTGGTTCTGGCCGTCGTGAAGAAGACGGTCGCCGGGTTGAAGGAGACGATTCCGCTGGCCAAGCAGGCGGGTCGGGACACGACTCCGCAGGAAGCGGAATTGGCCCTGTTGGAAT
The Gemmata palustris DNA segment above includes these coding regions:
- a CDS encoding sulfite oxidase; translation: MSEAASMFNASRAGLIIREKQPANLEFPFASLGPVTPTNEFFVRTHFPVPAIRARDWTLTVDGEVERGLVLTYDDLLRMPATTAPVLLECAGNGRAQLVPKAKGLLWDTGAVGTAEWTGVPLSVVLEKAGVKKGAVDVIFQGADKGEVDDPKSPGVVHFERSLPLAKAMRPEVLLAYRMNGKDLTPDHGFPVRAIVGGWYGMASVKWLTHVTVTATPFEGFWQSLEYAYWKRDRERPTLTAVTEVQVKAQIARPALAEAVQAGKSYRVFGAAWSGESDVAGVEVSTDAGKTWSEAPLLGDSVPFAWRLWEFPWDVPKTTGRYKVMARATDTKGHTQPEKHDSDRRTYMINFAFTVEVEVM
- a CDS encoding GatB/YqeY domain-containing protein, coding for MSLHDDLKARVTAAVRGGDTLTRDALRTVLGEAQAEAVRRKSEATDEVVLAVVKKTVAGLKETIPLAKQAGRDTTPQEAELALLESLLPKAWDQEAVAAALARTGTNSEPPKMMVRQWG